A genome region from Nocardia sp. NBC_00565 includes the following:
- a CDS encoding acyl-CoA dehydrogenase family protein — MNLDPTADQRLFQSTTREFLAKSVPVEAVRALAEAGRGFDRAWWRKGAELGWTAPLVPERFGGGSVSEAPMADLALVAVEFGRACAPGPLTTTSAVISGLVLEQDRFADLLAEIVGGETVAVWAHYEPGRGLEPRDADTTAVPDGDGFRISGIKDRVESGDQADIFLVDAHGPDGPVQVLIRADAPGVSVAPTWTLDVVRRTAQVSCTDVAVGADAVVQRDPAEATAAMRTQLRVAAALTAAEMTGATDRAFEMTMRWMFDRYTFGRQLASFQALKHRVADYKTWLEACHATAWAAANAFADDPTAAAEAVSVAKSYIGATAPGIVQECVQLHGGIGVTWEHDMHLYLRRVTLGRALYGTPGEHRRLLTDLMERNAA, encoded by the coding sequence GTGAACCTCGACCCAACTGCCGACCAACGGCTCTTCCAATCGACCACCCGCGAATTCCTCGCGAAATCCGTTCCGGTCGAGGCCGTGCGCGCACTCGCCGAAGCCGGTCGTGGATTCGATCGCGCATGGTGGCGCAAGGGTGCCGAACTCGGTTGGACCGCGCCGCTGGTCCCGGAACGATTCGGCGGCGGATCGGTATCGGAGGCGCCGATGGCCGATCTGGCACTGGTCGCCGTGGAATTCGGCCGCGCGTGCGCGCCCGGCCCGCTGACCACCACCAGTGCCGTGATCTCCGGGCTGGTCCTGGAGCAGGACCGCTTCGCCGACCTGCTCGCCGAGATCGTCGGCGGCGAAACCGTCGCCGTCTGGGCGCATTACGAGCCGGGACGCGGGTTAGAACCGCGCGACGCGGACACGACGGCGGTACCCGACGGCGACGGTTTCCGGATATCCGGTATCAAGGACCGCGTCGAGTCCGGCGACCAAGCCGATATCTTCCTGGTGGACGCCCACGGCCCCGACGGACCGGTACAGGTACTCATCCGGGCCGACGCACCCGGGGTGAGCGTCGCACCGACGTGGACCCTCGATGTGGTCCGGCGTACCGCACAGGTTTCCTGCACCGACGTCGCGGTCGGCGCGGACGCGGTGGTCCAGCGCGACCCGGCCGAAGCCACCGCGGCGATGCGCACGCAGTTGCGGGTCGCCGCCGCGTTGACCGCGGCGGAGATGACCGGCGCGACCGACCGGGCCTTCGAAATGACCATGCGGTGGATGTTCGACCGCTACACCTTCGGCCGCCAACTGGCCTCCTTCCAGGCGCTCAAGCACCGGGTGGCCGACTACAAGACCTGGCTGGAAGCGTGCCACGCCACCGCGTGGGCGGCGGCCAATGCCTTCGCCGACGATCCGACGGCAGCCGCCGAAGCCGTCAGCGTCGCCAAGTCCTATATCGGCGCCACGGCTCCCGGCATCGTCCAGGAGTGCGTGCAACTGCACGGCGGCATCGGCGTGACCTGGGAACACGATATGCACCTCTACCTGCGGCGAGTCACCCTCGGGCGGGCTCTGTACGGAACGCCGGGAGAACACCGGCGCCTGCTCACCGATCTCATGGAGAGGAACGCCGCATGA
- a CDS encoding acyl-CoA dehydrogenase family protein — MTDGTAANDVESVDSFRDRARRWLEDNLPPAPPNQLGETSKSAAAWTRAKELQRILYDGGFAGICFPKEYGGLGLTPTHQRAFSEESRDYEMPLALNIPTLTICAATILDMGSEEQKRTHISAVLRGEELLVQFLSEPRGGSDLAGLTTRADRKGDSWVLNGAKIWSSGAYAADYALCLARTDWDVPKHAGLTMFLVPVRTPGVTVQQITQVDGSREFCQEFFDDVVLPADAVVGQVNGGWETANRQLFHERSAVGGASPYSSGIQSHSGRDVSGLVDLARRTGQLADPRVREDIGEARALNMVHDQLIARITHGIGSGALPPAAGSIVRLFSAQNSWLQADMAVRIAGASAATGTTADDAGFGQAGQDYLMRQAWSLAGGSTEMARNIISERVLGMPREFAADRDIPFNQVEHGH; from the coding sequence ATGACCGACGGCACCGCAGCCAACGACGTCGAATCCGTCGACAGCTTCCGCGACCGGGCCCGGCGCTGGCTCGAAGACAACCTGCCGCCCGCGCCGCCGAATCAGCTCGGCGAAACGAGCAAATCCGCGGCGGCCTGGACGCGGGCCAAGGAATTGCAGCGCATTCTGTACGACGGCGGCTTCGCCGGTATCTGTTTTCCGAAGGAGTACGGCGGCCTCGGCTTGACCCCCACCCACCAGCGGGCATTCAGCGAGGAATCCCGCGATTACGAAATGCCGCTGGCACTGAATATCCCGACGCTCACCATCTGCGCGGCGACCATCCTGGACATGGGCAGCGAGGAGCAGAAGCGCACCCATATCTCGGCGGTGCTGCGCGGCGAGGAACTGCTGGTGCAGTTCCTGTCCGAACCGAGGGGCGGTTCGGATCTGGCCGGGTTGACCACCCGCGCCGACCGAAAGGGCGATAGCTGGGTGCTCAACGGCGCCAAGATCTGGAGCTCGGGGGCCTATGCCGCCGACTACGCGCTGTGCCTGGCGCGCACGGATTGGGATGTGCCCAAACACGCTGGGCTGACCATGTTCTTGGTGCCGGTGCGCACGCCGGGCGTCACCGTGCAGCAGATCACCCAGGTCGACGGCTCCCGTGAGTTCTGCCAGGAATTCTTCGACGATGTCGTGCTGCCCGCCGACGCCGTCGTCGGCCAGGTCAACGGTGGCTGGGAAACCGCGAACCGGCAGTTGTTCCATGAGCGCAGTGCCGTCGGCGGCGCGTCACCGTATTCCAGTGGCATCCAATCCCATAGCGGCCGTGATGTTTCCGGCCTCGTCGACTTGGCGCGGCGCACCGGTCAGCTCGCCGACCCGCGAGTCCGTGAGGACATCGGCGAGGCCCGAGCCCTCAATATGGTGCACGACCAGCTGATCGCCCGGATCACCCACGGCATCGGATCCGGCGCTCTGCCGCCGGCCGCCGGATCGATCGTCCGCCTGTTCAGCGCCCAGAATTCCTGGCTGCAAGCCGATATGGCCGTCCGGATCGCCGGGGCCTCGGCCGCCACCGGTACCACCGCCGACGACGCGGGATTCGGCCAGGCCGGCCAGGACTACCTGATGCGGCAGGCATGGAGCCTGGCCGGCGGCAGTACCGAAATGGCCCGCAATATCATCAGCGAACGCGTACTCGGCATGCCCCGCGAATTCGCCGCCGACCGCGACATTCCGTTCAACCAGGTGGAACACGGCCACTAG
- a CDS encoding CaiB/BaiF CoA transferase family protein, translating to MRPLEGIRVLEVAMYGFVPSAGAVLAEWGADVIKVEHAVSGDPQRGLRQIGKFKVEGDPNPNVEHANRGKRSIGVDMSVPEGQEVIYELARGADVFLTSFLPQTRQKFHIDVADIRAVRPDIIYARGSALGPRGPEADKGGFDMTAFWCRGSVAATITPPGIEGMIPPPGPAFGDTISGTNLAGGIAAALLKRERTGEPSVVDVSLLGSGLWAMGHTIALSAYMGEAMVAPAPGAHGAPTNPLSGLYLTADGRYISLVMLQPTKFWADVCRHIDRPELADDPRFATAELIAANTAEAVKILREVFATRTLAEWTERLGTMSGPWAPVQDSLQVTADPQIRANEYLVQAGTLELVSSPVQFDVTAPETGPGPEFAAQTEEVLLELGMDWDRVIALKTAGAIT from the coding sequence ATGAGGCCGCTGGAAGGAATTCGGGTCCTCGAGGTCGCGATGTACGGCTTCGTTCCCTCGGCGGGCGCGGTGCTCGCCGAGTGGGGGGCCGATGTCATCAAGGTGGAGCATGCCGTATCCGGCGATCCGCAGCGCGGGCTGCGCCAGATCGGCAAGTTCAAGGTCGAGGGTGACCCGAATCCGAATGTCGAACACGCCAATCGCGGTAAGCGCAGCATCGGCGTCGATATGTCGGTGCCGGAAGGGCAGGAGGTCATCTACGAACTGGCCCGCGGCGCCGATGTGTTCCTGACCAGTTTCCTGCCGCAGACACGCCAGAAATTCCATATCGACGTGGCCGATATCCGTGCGGTGCGGCCCGACATCATCTACGCCCGCGGCAGTGCGCTCGGCCCACGCGGCCCGGAGGCCGATAAGGGGGGATTCGATATGACCGCGTTCTGGTGCCGCGGCTCGGTCGCCGCCACCATCACCCCGCCCGGGATCGAGGGCATGATTCCACCACCGGGACCGGCGTTCGGGGACACCATCTCCGGCACGAATCTGGCCGGTGGTATCGCGGCGGCCCTGCTCAAACGTGAGCGAACCGGTGAACCGTCGGTGGTCGACGTCTCGTTGCTCGGCAGCGGTCTGTGGGCGATGGGACATACGATCGCGCTGTCGGCGTATATGGGCGAGGCGATGGTGGCGCCCGCGCCGGGCGCGCACGGTGCGCCGACCAATCCGTTGTCGGGTCTCTACCTCACCGCGGACGGCAGGTACATATCGCTGGTGATGTTGCAGCCGACCAAATTCTGGGCCGATGTGTGCCGCCATATCGACCGTCCGGAACTGGCCGACGATCCGCGTTTCGCGACCGCCGAGCTGATCGCCGCGAATACCGCTGAGGCGGTGAAGATCCTGCGCGAGGTGTTCGCGACCCGGACTCTCGCCGAGTGGACCGAACGGCTGGGCACGATGTCCGGGCCGTGGGCGCCGGTGCAGGACAGCCTGCAGGTGACCGCCGACCCGCAGATCCGGGCCAACGAATATCTGGTCCAGGCCGGCACCCTCGAATTGGTCTCCAGCCCGGTGCAATTCGACGTCACCGCGCCCGAAACGGGACCGGGGCCGGAGTTCGCGGCGCAGACCGAAGAGGTCCTGCTCGAACTCGGTATGGACTGGGACCGCGTCATCGCGCTCAAGACAGCGGGCGCGATCACCTAG